One genomic window of Nitrosomonas sp. Is35 includes the following:
- a CDS encoding Ni/Fe hydrogenase subunit alpha, whose product MEPDKPASSPATRRIAIDPVTRVEGHGKITLLIDDHNHIVEARFHIVEFRGFEKFIQGRPYWEVPFFVQRLCGICPVSHQLAAGKAVDQIAGVRQLTPAATKLRRLLHFGQMLQSHALHFFHLSSPDFLFGFGSDPRQRNIAGVLAQYPEIAMKGVKLRKYGQQIIEAITGKRIHGTGTVPGGMNKALTLSERDALLADIDDILQWSQEALTLNEQIHTAHPEHRDFGTLRSHYLSMTGSNGELEFYHGGLRANAADGSSIFDQLDYCNYQQIIKEEVRSWSYLKFPYFSALGTGQGWYRVGPLARINNCDRISTPLAEAARLRFRAYGNGGAVHDTLAYHWARMIELLHCAESIHALLHDTGITSTDLMADKSERQPQGIGVIEAPRGTLFHHYQVNEEGLVTQANLIVSTTSNNQAMNESVRVVANQYLDGQEITEALLNHLEVAVRAYDPCLSCATHALGKMPLQVTLQHRDGKIIHQLTKGVDGAVR is encoded by the coding sequence ATGGAACCGGACAAACCCGCCTCGTCACCCGCCACCCGCCGCATCGCTATCGACCCGGTCACACGCGTCGAAGGACACGGCAAAATCACTTTGCTGATCGACGATCACAACCACATCGTCGAAGCGCGTTTCCATATCGTCGAATTCCGCGGCTTCGAGAAATTCATCCAGGGCCGTCCGTACTGGGAAGTACCGTTCTTCGTGCAGCGGCTGTGCGGCATTTGCCCGGTCAGCCACCAACTGGCGGCAGGGAAAGCGGTGGATCAAATCGCCGGGGTGCGGCAACTCACACCGGCGGCGACCAAACTGCGCCGTTTGCTACATTTCGGCCAGATGCTGCAATCGCACGCATTGCATTTTTTCCACCTGTCGTCACCCGATTTTCTGTTCGGCTTCGGCAGCGATCCGCGCCAGCGTAATATTGCCGGAGTGCTGGCGCAATATCCGGAAATTGCAATGAAAGGCGTCAAATTGCGCAAATACGGCCAGCAAATCATCGAAGCGATCACCGGCAAACGCATTCACGGCACCGGCACCGTACCCGGCGGCATGAACAAAGCACTGACCCTGTCCGAACGCGATGCGCTGCTCGCCGATATCGATGATATTCTGCAATGGAGCCAGGAAGCGCTGACGCTGAACGAGCAAATCCATACCGCGCACCCGGAACACCGCGATTTCGGCACACTGCGCAGCCACTATCTCAGCATGACCGGCAGCAACGGCGAACTGGAGTTCTACCACGGTGGTTTGCGCGCAAATGCCGCCGACGGCAGCTCGATTTTCGATCAGCTCGATTACTGCAACTATCAACAAATCATCAAAGAGGAAGTGCGTTCGTGGAGTTACCTGAAGTTCCCGTATTTTTCCGCATTGGGAACCGGACAAGGCTGGTACCGCGTCGGCCCGCTCGCGCGCATCAACAATTGCGACCGCATCTCAACGCCGCTGGCCGAAGCGGCGCGCTTGCGCTTTAGAGCCTACGGCAACGGCGGCGCGGTACACGACACGCTGGCATACCACTGGGCACGCATGATCGAACTGCTGCACTGCGCCGAATCGATTCACGCATTGCTGCACGATACCGGCATCACCAGCACAGACCTGATGGCGGATAAAAGCGAACGCCAGCCGCAAGGCATCGGCGTCATCGAAGCCCCGCGCGGCACGTTATTCCATCATTATCAAGTCAACGAGGAAGGTCTGGTCACCCAAGCCAATTTGATCGTCTCGACCACCAGCAACAACCAGGCGATGAACGAATCGGTGCGCGTCGTCGCCAACCAGTATCTCGATGGCCAGGAAATCACCGAAGCGCTGCTGAACCACCTCGAAGTCGCCGTGCGCGCGTACGATCCATGTCTCTCCTGCGCCACGCATGCACTGGGAAAAATGCCGTTGCAGGTGACGTTGCAACATAGAGATGGAAAGATAATTCATCAATTGACGAAGGGGGTGGATGGTGCAGTCCGGTGA
- a CDS encoding NADP oxidoreductase — MTTEHTIKRKLKIATTSLAGCFGCHMSFLDMDERLASLLEQVELDRSPFTDIKHCGPCDIGLIEGGVCNAENVHVLREFRASCKILVAVGACAINGGVPAMRNYFDLQDCLQEAYLTGTGITNPQIPNDIELPLLLDKVYPVSEIVPIDYFLPGCPPSADAFLQLLQPLLAGQKPVIATSQLHYD; from the coding sequence ATGACAACTGAACACACGATCAAACGCAAACTCAAAATCGCCACCACGTCGCTGGCCGGTTGCTTTGGTTGTCACATGTCTTTTTTGGATATGGACGAACGCCTCGCCAGTTTGCTCGAACAGGTTGAATTGGATCGTTCGCCGTTCACCGACATCAAGCACTGCGGCCCGTGCGATATCGGCTTGATCGAAGGCGGCGTGTGCAATGCGGAAAATGTGCACGTGCTGCGCGAATTCCGCGCCAGCTGCAAAATTCTGGTGGCGGTCGGCGCTTGTGCGATCAACGGCGGCGTGCCCGCGATGCGCAATTATTTCGATTTGCAGGATTGTTTGCAGGAAGCGTATCTCACGGGTACCGGCATCACCAACCCGCAGATCCCCAATGACATTGAACTGCCGCTGCTGCTCGACAAGGTGTATCCGGTCAGCGAAATCGTGCCCATCGACTACTTTCTGCCTGGCTGCCCGCCATCCGCAGATGCTTTCCTGCAACTGCTGCAACCGTTACTGGCCGGACAAAAACCGGTGATCGCAACATCCCAGCTACATTACGATTAA